One window of the Salvia splendens isolate huo1 chromosome 1, SspV2, whole genome shotgun sequence genome contains the following:
- the LOC121806063 gene encoding heavy metal-associated isoprenylated plant protein 3-like isoform X2, with protein MTENKTSNGEEQKKERTENKKKESAGNVSVVLKANLHCEGCVSKVLKCIRTFDGVDTANIGDGQITVVGKIDPAKLRERVEKKTHKKVEVVSPQTKNGDAKEKTEKKKEEKNTSNKSDAEKSDHKEPPVTTAQLKVHLHCEGCIQKIRKIIVKTKGYRDMQIDKQKEMVTVTGALDMKALAEVLKKHLKREVQIVAAKKETEKKENPGGVNGKGGGEKGNGGVKAEKKEGNNKMQFQVGYPHPYPYPDPFYAYGSTHAPQLFSDENPNACSLM; from the exons ATGACTGAG AACAAAACGAGCAACGGCGAGGAGCAGAAGAAGGAGAGAACAGAGAACAAGAAGAAAGAGAGCGCCGGCAATGTCAGCGTCGTGCTCAAGGCCAACCTGCACTGCGAAGGCTGCGTTTCCAAGGTTTTGAAGTGCATTCGCACTTTCGACG GTGTGGACACAGCTAATATCGGCGACGGTCAGATCACAGTCGTCGGAAAGATAGATCCGGCTAAGCTCCGGGAAAGGGTGGAGAAGAAGACTCACAAGAAGGTTGAAGTCGTTTCGCCGCAGACCAAAAATGGAGACGCTAAAGAGAAAACCGagaagaaaaaggaagaaaaaaacaCGAGCAATAAATCCGATGCCGAAAAGTCCGATCACAAAGAG CCTCCTGTGACAACGGCGCAGCTGAAGGTGCACCTACACTGCGAGGGCTGCATCCAGAAAATTCGCAAAATCATAGTGAAGACCAAAG GTTACAGAGATATGCAGATCGACAAGCAGAAGGAGATGGTGACGGTCACCGGAGCCCTCGACATGAAGGCGTTAGCCGAAGTGCTGAAGAAGCATTTAAAGAGGGAGGTACAAATCGTGGCGGCTAAGAAGGAGACCGAGAAGAAAGAGAATCCTGGGGGCGTGAATGGGAAAGGGGGCGGCGAGAAGGGAAACGGCGGAGTGAAGGCGGAGAAGAAGGAAGGGAATAACAAAATGCAGTTCCAAGTTGGGTACCCACATCCGTATCCGTACCCGGATCCGTTTTATGCATACGGATCCACCCATGCCCCACAGCTTTTTAGCGACGAGAACCCTAATGCTTGTAGTCTCATGTGA
- the LOC121806063 gene encoding heavy metal-associated isoprenylated plant protein 3-like isoform X1, which translates to MTEQNKTSNGEEQKKERTENKKKESAGNVSVVLKANLHCEGCVSKVLKCIRTFDGVDTANIGDGQITVVGKIDPAKLRERVEKKTHKKVEVVSPQTKNGDAKEKTEKKKEEKNTSNKSDAEKSDHKEPPVTTAQLKVHLHCEGCIQKIRKIIVKTKGYRDMQIDKQKEMVTVTGALDMKALAEVLKKHLKREVQIVAAKKETEKKENPGGVNGKGGGEKGNGGVKAEKKEGNNKMQFQVGYPHPYPYPDPFYAYGSTHAPQLFSDENPNACSLM; encoded by the exons ATGACTGAG CAGAACAAAACGAGCAACGGCGAGGAGCAGAAGAAGGAGAGAACAGAGAACAAGAAGAAAGAGAGCGCCGGCAATGTCAGCGTCGTGCTCAAGGCCAACCTGCACTGCGAAGGCTGCGTTTCCAAGGTTTTGAAGTGCATTCGCACTTTCGACG GTGTGGACACAGCTAATATCGGCGACGGTCAGATCACAGTCGTCGGAAAGATAGATCCGGCTAAGCTCCGGGAAAGGGTGGAGAAGAAGACTCACAAGAAGGTTGAAGTCGTTTCGCCGCAGACCAAAAATGGAGACGCTAAAGAGAAAACCGagaagaaaaaggaagaaaaaaacaCGAGCAATAAATCCGATGCCGAAAAGTCCGATCACAAAGAG CCTCCTGTGACAACGGCGCAGCTGAAGGTGCACCTACACTGCGAGGGCTGCATCCAGAAAATTCGCAAAATCATAGTGAAGACCAAAG GTTACAGAGATATGCAGATCGACAAGCAGAAGGAGATGGTGACGGTCACCGGAGCCCTCGACATGAAGGCGTTAGCCGAAGTGCTGAAGAAGCATTTAAAGAGGGAGGTACAAATCGTGGCGGCTAAGAAGGAGACCGAGAAGAAAGAGAATCCTGGGGGCGTGAATGGGAAAGGGGGCGGCGAGAAGGGAAACGGCGGAGTGAAGGCGGAGAAGAAGGAAGGGAATAACAAAATGCAGTTCCAAGTTGGGTACCCACATCCGTATCCGTACCCGGATCCGTTTTATGCATACGGATCCACCCATGCCCCACAGCTTTTTAGCGACGAGAACCCTAATGCTTGTAGTCTCATGTGA
- the LOC121806089 gene encoding uncharacterized protein LOC121806089 codes for MTLLKRYVLRLFISLKYITANVVDRNNGRIVATASTVEHALKNSLECGRSCNAKAAAVVGEVLAMRLRVDGLEHGQGRGIHVNVNKEIEKKGFQKRTKIWAVVNALNNNGVKLILEDEDNIPPPGSCYIRDDCTNPCD; via the coding sequence ATGACATTGCTGAAGAGATATGTGTTGAGACTCTTCATATCATTGAAATATATCACAGCAAATGTGGTAGACAGGAACAATGGACGAATAGTTGCGACGGCTTCAACAGTTGAACACGCTCTCAAAAACTCACTTGAATGTGGGCGTTCTTGTAATGCAAAGGCTGCAGCAGTTGTTGGAGAAGTGCTGGCAATGAGGCTCAGAGTAGATGGCCTCGAACATGGCCAGGGCAGAGGCATTCATGTCAATGTGAACAAGGAAATCGAGAAGAAAGGCTTCCAGAAGCGCACAAAGATTTGGGCAGTTGTGAATGCCCTAAATAACAATGGGGTTAAGTTGATTCTCGAGGACGAGGACAACATTCCTCCTCCTGGCTCCTGCTACATAAGAGACGATTGCACCAATCCATGCGATTGA